One Candidatus Methylomirabilota bacterium genomic window, CTGGACGAAGCTCCGGAAGGCGCGCGCGTCCACCTCGGGGGAGACTTCGACGAGCGCCCGGATCGCGTAGAGGACCTCGAGGTCGCTGGCGAGCCCCTTCTCGACGGCCGCGGCGAGGCCCCGGGCGCGCCGCTCGAACTCGGCCTCGAGGCGCGCCCGCTCCCACCCCCGCACGAGCGCGAAGCCGGCGAGCGCGATCCCGACCCCGACCGCGATGAGCAGCGCGAGTGGAGCGTAACGGGCCACCCGCCCCCCGCCGCCGAGAGCCATCACCCCGTGACCTCGACTGACCATAGGCGAAGTCCGGACGCGCGGTCAATCGCCGGCGGCCTCACCGGGGCGCGGCGCTCCGCTGGATGCGCCCGTCGACCTCCGGCGCGATCGTGCCGCGGCTCGCGATCGCGTCGAGGACGAGGTTGGCGAGCGGCGGGCCGCTCTCCTCGCCGACGAGCGTCCGCGCCGCGGCGAACTCGGCGAAGCCGTCGCCGCCGCGGTAGAGGTAGTCGAGCACGGCCACCGTGTAGGCCCGGTCGTCGGCGAGGGCCTGGCCGCCGACCTCGGCGGCCGTGATGCGCGAGCCCGCGGGGCGCAGCGCGTCCCACACGAGGCGCACGCCGGAGACCTGGAGGAAGCCACCGCCCTGGCGGTCCACCTGGGCGAGGCCGTGCTCAAGCGCCGCGCGGAGCGCGCGCCCCGGCATCTCGAGCTTCACGACCACGTTGGCGAATGGGAAGAGCCCGGCGACGTCGCGGCCCGTGACGGGACCCGCGGGCACCGTGTGGTTGCCCCGGATCGCGCCGCCGTTAACGAGCGCGACGTCGCTCGCGAGCCGCTCGCGCATGAGGTCCGTGACGAAGTCGCCGAGGTTGGTCTCGCCGGTGCGGAGCTTCGCGCCGTGCGCCTCGAGCGGGACCGCCGTGCGGCCGACGACGACGTCGAGCTCGCGGTCGAGCCGCGCCGCGTAACTCCGCACGAGCGCCTCGACCGCGGGGTCGGGCGCGACGCGGGCGCTCACCTCGCGGAACTCCGCCGCCCGCTCGACGAGGGCGCCGTCGCGCGCGAGCCGGAGATCCACGCGGACGAGGTAGCGGCCGTCCGAGCCCGCCTTGGTGATGAGGGCGCGTCCCTCCTCGGCGATCAGCGGCTCGTGCTCGTGGCCGCCCAGGATGAGGTCCACGTCGCCCGCCGCGGCGAGCGCCCGGTCCTGCGGCATCGCTTGGTGGGTGACGGCGACGACCAGCCGGGCGCCGCGCGCCCGCAGGCCGGCCGCCATCGCCCGGGCGACCGCGCGCGGCTCACCGAAGACGACGTCCGGTCCCGGGCTCGACAGCGTCGCGCTCTCCGGCATCGTCAGACCGAGGAAGCCGATGGGGATGCCCTCGAACGTCAGCAGCAGATCGGGCCACGCCCCGCCGAAGAAGCGGCCGGTGCGCCGGTCCACGA contains:
- a CDS encoding 5'-nucleotidase C-terminal domain-containing protein, which produces MARPARRAALLLAAALLAACATARGRDGGLVHVTLLQINDIYALEPVDGGRRGGMARLATLVSAARRENPNTLLVLAGDALSPSVMSAFLKGEQMVAALNAIGLDLAVFGNHEFDFGPRVLAERMGESKFVWLASNVVDRRTGRFFGGAWPDLLLTFEGIPIGFLGLTMPESATLSSPGPDVVFGEPRAVARAMAAGLRARGARLVVAVTHQAMPQDRALAAAGDVDLILGGHEHEPLIAEEGRALITKAGSDGRYLVRVDLRLARDGALVERAAEFREVSARVAPDPAVEALVRSYAARLDRELDVVVGRTAVPLEAHGAKLRTGETNLGDFVTDLMRERLASDVALVNGGAIRGNHTVPAGPVTGRDVAGLFPFANVVVKLEMPGRALRAALEHGLAQVDRQGGGFLQVSGVRLVWDALRPAGSRITAAEVGGQALADDRAYTVAVLDYLYRGGDGFAEFAAARTLVGEESGPPLANLVLDAIASRGTIAPEVDGRIQRSAAPR